The proteins below come from a single Plasmodium sp. gorilla clade G2 genome assembly, chromosome: 13 genomic window:
- a CDS encoding proliferating cell nuclear antigen has translation MLEAKLNNASILKKLFECIKDLVNDANVDADESGLKLQALDGNHVSLVSLHLLDSGFSHYRCDRERVLGVNIASLNKVFKLCGANESVVISSKDDEDNLNFVFENNKEDKVTNFSLKLMSIELDSLNIPDCEEGFDAEVELSSKELTNIFRNLSEFSDTVFIEIDSNCIKFTTKGIVGDAEVALKPRDSTSEDDIGVTIKSKKKIKQSFAIKYLNLFSKSNILADVVVLGLSDSRPIEFKYEIKDTSPDSDTLKVGFVKFFLAPKMDDDMDNKD, from the coding sequence atgttagaggctaaattaaataatgcatctattttaaaaaaacttTTTGAATGTATCAAAGATTTAGTAAATGATGCCAATGTGGATGCCGATGAGAGTGGATTAAAATTACAAGCATTAGATGGGAATCATGTATCTCTAGTTAGCTTACATTTATTAGATTCAGGATTTTCTCATTATAGATGTGATCGTGAAAGAGTGTTAGGTGTAAATATTGCATCATTAAATAAAGTATTCAAATTATGTGGAGCTAATGAATCAGTAGTTATATCTAGtaaagatgatgaagataatttaaattttgtttttGAAAACAACAAAGAAGATAAAGTTACTAActtttctttaaaattaatGTCTATTGAATTGGattctttaaatataccTGACTGTGAAGAAGGATTTGATGCAGAAGTAGAATTAAGCAGTAAAGAATTAACCAATATATTTAGGAATTTATCAGAATTTTCTGATACTGTTTTTATTGAAATTGATTCTAATTGTATTAAATTTACTACAAAAGGTATAGTAGGTGATGCTGAAGTAGCTCTCAAACCAAGAGATTCAACTAGCGAAGATGATATTGGAGTTACAATTaaatccaaaaaaaaaattaaacaatcTTTTGCCATCAAATATTTAAACTTGTTTTCTAAATCAAACATTTTAGCAGATGTAGTCGTCTTAGGTTTAAGTGACAGTAGACCCATCGAGTTCAAATATGAAATTAAAGATACCTCCCCCGATTCAGATACCTTAAAAGTTGGATTTGTTAAATTTTTCTTAGCTCCCAAAATGGATGACGATATGGATAATAAAgattaa